One stretch of Oncorhynchus clarkii lewisi isolate Uvic-CL-2024 chromosome 3, UVic_Ocla_1.0, whole genome shotgun sequence DNA includes these proteins:
- the LOC139406101 gene encoding syntaxin-19-like: MKDRLQELRQRAQGFQEVSRETDDTPFPEEDANPDAPLGVKVATPQQAVVFEQEPVLHNFLSEAQHIRGDITELETEVKKFSQQQRTLVAAMRRFSVMKKDSDVTTDIKLQAESIHRQLDDLSKKTQSLEDMQGLATATTRIQRSQHAALLRQFQQVMCLYNNSILSKQEHCKNFIIRQLEVFGREVTEEGVDEMVATGKWEVFNQNLLNDERITRAQLSEIEQRHKELLNLESNMKELRELFMDIFMLVEEQGGYIDNIQTSVEKTQDYVTITNEKFKMATRYKKNNPLRRLCCCCCPWRCCT, encoded by the exons ATGAAGGACCGCCTGCAGGAGCTGCGTCAGAGGGCCCAGGGTTTTCAGGAGGtgagcagagagacagatgatACCCCATTCCCTGAGGAAGATGCTAACCCAGATGCCCCATTGGGGGTTAAGGTCGCCACCCCGCAGCAGGCTGTGGTGTTCGAGCAAGAACCAGTCCTGCACAACTTCCTGTCCGAGGCTCAGCATATCCGCGGTGACATCACTGAGCTGGAAACGGAG GTGAAGAAGTTCAGCCAGCAACAAAGGACCCTGGTGGCAGCCATGCGTCGTTTCAGTGTGATGAAGAAGGACAGTGATGTGACGACGGACATCAAGCTGCAGGCAGAGAGCATCCACAGACAGCTGGACGACCTCTCCAAGAAGACACAGAGTTTAGAAGACATGCAGGGACTGGCTACAGCCACTACACGCATTCAACGCTCCCAACACGCAGCGCTACTTAGACAATTCCAACAG GTGATGTGTCTGTACAACAACTCCATCCTCAGTAAACAGGAGCATTGTAAAAACTTCATCATCCGCCAGCTGGAGGTGTTTGGTCGTGAAGTCACCGAGGAGGGAGTCGATGAAATGGTTGCCACAGGGAAGTGGGAGGTGTTTAACCAGAACCTCCTCAACGATGAACGCATCACACGCGCTCAGCTGTCCGAGATCGAGCAGAGACACAAG GAGCTACTGAATCTGGAGAGCAACATGAAGGAGCTGAGAGAACTGTTCATGGATATCTTTATGTTGGTGGAGGAGCAAGGAGGCTACATAGACAACATCCAGACCAGCGTAGAGAAGACACAGGACTACGTCACCATCACTAACGAGAAATTTAAAATGGCCACCAGGTACAAGAAGAATAACCCTCTAAGGAGActgtgctgctgttgctgccccTGGAGGTGCTGCACATAG